The region ACAATATCAAAGGGAAAGCCAATCATAgcatacacataaatatatatttcctGCATGCACTGTACACAGTTTGACACAGGATGATGATAGACGTGTATAAATAGATATAAACATGGGCCTTTAAAAATTGTCATTTTACTATTCTAAATGAAAAatcccttcatttcctgtaaagTCCTTGGGTATGTCTCATATTACTGCACTTTTTTGTCCTTGTCGGCCACCACTTCAGATAGGTCCTCTGGCTTCATGGATTTCACTTTGTTCTCCATCTCAGTGACCCTCTGCTTCATCTTTGACTGGTTGGAGGTGAACTGTGCCATGAGCTGGGCAAACTTGGTCTGCATGACATCCAGGTTGCCCTGCAGTTTGAAAATCTTCTCTTCCAGGTCTTTTGGATCGGCACCGGCGTTAGCGACCGCTTCATCAATCAGATTGTCTTTCATCAGGATGGCTTTCCCTTTCTCCTCCAGAGCCTTCTTTGCATCTGGATACTCAGTGAGCGCTTCCATCAAGTCGTCTTTGGACAGGGCAAAGAGATCAGAGTAACCTACACTTCTGATGTTGGCGGTTCTCCTGTTGCCTGCCTTACTGCCCTTGATGCCCAATATACTGATTTCCCCAAAGTATGCACCATCACTGAGCACTACAAACTGAGTAACTCCGTCATCGGCCACCACAGCTAGCTTCCCCTCCTTGATGATGTACATCTCCCTGCCAATATCCCCCTTCTTACAGATGTAATCTCCAGGACTGAATACTTGTGGCTGCAGCTTGAGCACTAATTCAATCAGCAAACCAGCTTCACAATCCTGGAAAATACGCACTTTTTTCAGTGTGTCCAGATGCACGTTGATGGCAATCTCAGCTTTGAGCTTATCTGGTAGGTTCTTTAAAACCTCTTTCTCATCACAGGTCTTCTTCTCCGTCCACAGGTAGTCGAACCACTTGATGACCCTGGCCTCCAGGTCTTTGGTGACCTTTCGAAACTGCATGTACTGCTTTATGGAGTCGATCTTTGCCTGGAACTCAGCACGAGAGGCGTTCATGTTGGAGATCATGGCACCGACATTACCAACGATACTAGCGAAGATCAGCACACCAGTGAGGAAATCGGCAATGACAAAGAGGTATTCAACATCCTTAACCGGTGGAGGTGTCTCTCCGATGGTGGTGAGGGTCAGCGTGGACCAGTACAGGGAGTAGATGTACTTTCTGGCCAAGCGGCCATGCTCTGGGTGGCTGATATTGGGATACACCCAAGTGTCCGTTCCAAAACCAATGGTTTTTGAAATGGCAAAGAACACGCAAGCGTTCCAATGGATAATAATGAGGATATAAAGTACGAGATTGCTGATTCGAAACATGTTCGGGAAGCTGGTTCTGGTTTCTGTCCGCTCGAAAAACTCAAAAAGCCTTGGCATTTTACAAAGACGGTTAAATCTGTACTCCGGGTTGTTGTATCCGAATTTCAGGAACAGTAGATCAGTGGGTATCATTGAAATCATATCGTACTTGAACTGagatgttgttttgtatttacttCTCAGTTTCTTGCCATCTTTAACCAGCAGGCCTTGTTCCAAGTAACCTGaggaacaaacagaaaattagCAGCCAAAACtacagaggaaacaaaatggttaaaataattCTACATACAAATTCTGTCTTAATAATATCTTCATTTTCAAGAATCTGACCTGTCCTGGATCTGACAAATGTGTCTGCGTAGTAGATGAAGTCTGAGGTGTAATCCAAGAATATCCAGAGTTTTGTATATGTCTCCTGGAGTTCATTAAAACAGGCTCTAGAAGACAAGACGGAGatgttttaaattttgtgaACATCCCACTGAGTGAGGAATAAGTTGTGAAGCCTGTGATGTAGACATTACCTTGTTACAATCATCATCAGGTTGTAAAATACTGGGCCAGCAATGATGGTCAGCCATCTGTAATACTGGTCTGTAGCTGGATCCATAATCCAGATTTCTTTCCTAAAAACAACTCAACGTTAATGATTTTGTTGCAagattttatggatttttttcaacatcagtgtgaaacagacagacatgtttgttttctgtaattAACTTTCCATGTCCCACTAGACTCATTGTATCTAATAGAGTACTTACGGGGgctcctctttctttttatcatctttctTATCATCCTTCTTATCATCTTTCTTCTCGTCCTTTTTCTCATCCTTCTtctcatccttcttctcctcttccttcttgTCCCCGTCTTTCTTCTcgtcttttttctcttcctcttttttctcatcttttttaatctCGTCTTTCTTGTCCTCTTTTTTGCTATGGATCAtaagtttagtttttatgtaGGGGGAAAAAGGGACAGAGATGGTCTATGAGGGATTGTCGGAAGGCTACTAGACTACATGGGGGGAGGTCCAGTGGAGGTCTCACAtttgtccagcagatggcaCTAAAACACAGCTGATTTTCATGTCTCCTTTCAATATTTACTACTTGAAAACTTTTATTTGCTAAAGAAAAAGTTCTTCACTATCAGTCCTGAAGTCTAAATCAGGACAGCTTACACAAAGACTTGCAACAAAACATTCCCACAAGCAATCAAAGGGACTGAGGAGGTGTTAAGGAGATACTAAAGAGGAATTGAGAATGGGAAACATGTTTCTATGCTATTAGCTATGCTACTGAGTGTAGAATATACCACAGTTGCACCTGACATCCAGCATGATCCATGActtatttttctaaaaatctACTTCTATTTTTGTTCTATTTTCtgacacagatacacatacacTTACTCGTCTGTGTTGTTGCAGTTATTCATGTTGTAAGCAGCTAGCGGCCACTTACTGGCATGACTTTGGAAAGAAATGAAGGACAACGTTTTTGCACAGCGAACCCTCACAGTGTCTCACAGTGATTGGCTTTTTAACATCCTTTTCTAGTTCCATTCAGCCCAGTTTGGTTCATTAAAGGTTTGAGCCAGTTGTTACTCATGTCATGTAGCTTCATCGTTTGGTTTATCGagtttatttgaaaaattgCAAAGACAACCTGAAAGACTGTCTTTGTGAGTGCAGACAATTTAGCCTTTTACGCACTGACTATCATCAGTGCTGCTACATGTGTACAGTACTTACTTTCTCTTGCGGAGTGCATCATTGTGACCCACAGACTGGGCATTGCTCTCTCGACTGGAGATGTCTTTGAGCTCAGGGCCTCTGAAACGCTCAAGGAAAGAGTCATGCCTCTCTGCTTCGGGGTTCATTCTGTGAGACGCCCAATTCCGCAGCATGAAGAAGAAGTAAGAGAGCCTAGAGGGTCAGCAGGAGGTAAAAGAAGTACAGAGTGACACCCATCTAGGCTAGGAGTAGACTGATTCAGAATACATAGATATCCGCTAAGATCTGTTTTACCTGGCCATTGCCCCAGCACCTGTGAATGAATCTCTGTGGGACCCTGAGGTCAGCGCTCTTTCACAGTTGTCTTCGCAAAGAGAGTGAGCTCTGGGAGACAGCAGGTGGGGAAAAAATTGTGACATTGACAAGATCGTGTTGGGAAAAAATAACCAGTGCAAATTCTACCAGAAGCTACCAAGTGACTAGAGTGACTGCTAGATAGAGTGTATTGCAAAAAGCATTGATATGGTAGAGAGGTGTTCAGTCTAGCACCTGAAATCAAAACCTTAAAAGCAGTGCATGATTAAAGGTGCACTATGTACGATTTGGCCATAATTTTAGTTTTGACATTATGTCAAAGACATCTATGTATTGTGTTGtagagatatctactgaagttagcatgctaaccagctggCCACTTTGTACCTCAATGG is a window of Thunnus thynnus chromosome 8, fThuThy2.1, whole genome shotgun sequence DNA encoding:
- the cnga3a gene encoding cyclic nucleotide-gated channel cone photoreceptor subunit alpha isoform X5, which gives rise to MAKIGIEKSFSPRQRLSSDTPDDELAVIENGDSRAHSLCEDNCERALTSGSHRDSFTGAGAMARLSYFFFMLRNWASHRMNPEAERHDSFLERFRGPELKDISSRESNAQSVGHNDALRKRKKEIWIMDPATDQYYRWLTIIAGPVFYNLMMIVTRACFNELQETYTKLWIFLDYTSDFIYYADTFVRSRTGYLEQGLLVKDGKKLRSKYKTTSQFKYDMISMIPTDLLFLKFGYNNPEYRFNRLCKMPRLFEFFERTETRTSFPNMFRISNLVLYILIIIHWNACVFFAISKTIGFGTDTWVYPNISHPEHGRLARKYIYSLYWSTLTLTTIGETPPPVKDVEYLFVIADFLTGVLIFASIVGNVGAMISNMNASRAEFQAKIDSIKQYMQFRKVTKDLEARVIKWFDYLWTEKKTCDEKEVLKNLPDKLKAEIAINVHLDTLKKVRIFQDCEAGLLIELVLKLQPQVFSPGDYICKKGDIGREMYIIKEGKLAVVADDGVTQFVVLSDGAYFGEISILGIKGSKAGNRRTANIRSVGYSDLFALSKDDLMEALTEYPDAKKALEEKGKAILMKDNLIDEAVANAGADPKDLEEKIFKLQGNLDVMQTKFAQLMAQFTSNQSKMKQRVTEMENKVKSMKPEDLSEVVADKDKKVQ
- the cnga3a gene encoding cyclic nucleotide-gated channel cone photoreceptor subunit alpha isoform X1, with the translated sequence MAKIGIEKSFSPRQRLSSDTPDDELAVIENGDSRAHSLCEDNCERALTSGSHRDSFTGAGAMARLSYFFFMLRNWASHRMNPEAERHDSFLERFRGPELKDISSRESNAQSVGHNDALRKRNHASKWPLAAYNMNNCNNTDDKKEDKKDEIKKDEKKEEEKKDEKKDGDKKEEEKKDEKKDEKKDEKKDDKKDDKKDDKKKEEPPKEIWIMDPATDQYYRWLTIIAGPVFYNLMMIVTRACFNELQETYTKLWIFLDYTSDFIYYADTFVRSRTGYLEQGLLVKDGKKLRSKYKTTSQFKYDMISMIPTDLLFLKFGYNNPEYRFNRLCKMPRLFEFFERTETRTSFPNMFRISNLVLYILIIIHWNACVFFAISKTIGFGTDTWVYPNISHPEHGRLARKYIYSLYWSTLTLTTIGETPPPVKDVEYLFVIADFLTGVLIFASIVGNVGAMISNMNASRAEFQAKIDSIKQYMQFRKVTKDLEARVIKWFDYLWTEKKTCDEKEVLKNLPDKLKAEIAINVHLDTLKKVRIFQDCEAGLLIELVLKLQPQVFSPGDYICKKGDIGREMYIIKEGKLAVVADDGVTQFVVLSDGAYFGEISILGIKGSKAGNRRTANIRSVGYSDLFALSKDDLMEALTEYPDAKKALEEKGKAILMKDNLIDEAVANAGADPKDLEEKIFKLQGNLDVMQTKFAQLMAQFTSNQSKMKQRVTEMENKVKSMKPEDLSEVVADKDKKVQ
- the cnga3a gene encoding cyclic nucleotide-gated channel cone photoreceptor subunit alpha isoform X6, with amino-acid sequence MAKIGIEKSFSPRQRLSSDTPDDELAVIENGDSRAHSLCEDNCERALTSGSHRDSFTGAGAMARMNPEAERHDSFLERFRGPELKDISSRESNAQSVGHNDALRKRKKEIWIMDPATDQYYRWLTIIAGPVFYNLMMIVTRACFNELQETYTKLWIFLDYTSDFIYYADTFVRSRTGYLEQGLLVKDGKKLRSKYKTTSQFKYDMISMIPTDLLFLKFGYNNPEYRFNRLCKMPRLFEFFERTETRTSFPNMFRISNLVLYILIIIHWNACVFFAISKTIGFGTDTWVYPNISHPEHGRLARKYIYSLYWSTLTLTTIGETPPPVKDVEYLFVIADFLTGVLIFASIVGNVGAMISNMNASRAEFQAKIDSIKQYMQFRKVTKDLEARVIKWFDYLWTEKKTCDEKEVLKNLPDKLKAEIAINVHLDTLKKVRIFQDCEAGLLIELVLKLQPQVFSPGDYICKKGDIGREMYIIKEGKLAVVADDGVTQFVVLSDGAYFGEISILGIKGSKAGNRRTANIRSVGYSDLFALSKDDLMEALTEYPDAKKALEEKGKAILMKDNLIDEAVANAGADPKDLEEKIFKLQGNLDVMQTKFAQLMAQFTSNQSKMKQRVTEMENKVKSMKPEDLSEVVADKDKKVQ
- the cnga3a gene encoding cyclic nucleotide-gated channel cone photoreceptor subunit alpha isoform X3 → MAKIGIEKSFSPRQRLSSDTPDDELAVIENGDSRAHSLCEDNCERALTSGSHRDSFTGAGAMARLSYFFFMLRNWASHRMNPEAERHDSFLERFRGPELKDISSRESNAQSVGHNDALRKRNKKEDKKDEIKKDEKKEEEKKDEKKDGDKKEEEKKDEKKDEKKDEKKDDKKDDKKDDKKKEEPPKEIWIMDPATDQYYRWLTIIAGPVFYNLMMIVTRACFNELQETYTKLWIFLDYTSDFIYYADTFVRSRTGYLEQGLLVKDGKKLRSKYKTTSQFKYDMISMIPTDLLFLKFGYNNPEYRFNRLCKMPRLFEFFERTETRTSFPNMFRISNLVLYILIIIHWNACVFFAISKTIGFGTDTWVYPNISHPEHGRLARKYIYSLYWSTLTLTTIGETPPPVKDVEYLFVIADFLTGVLIFASIVGNVGAMISNMNASRAEFQAKIDSIKQYMQFRKVTKDLEARVIKWFDYLWTEKKTCDEKEVLKNLPDKLKAEIAINVHLDTLKKVRIFQDCEAGLLIELVLKLQPQVFSPGDYICKKGDIGREMYIIKEGKLAVVADDGVTQFVVLSDGAYFGEISILGIKGSKAGNRRTANIRSVGYSDLFALSKDDLMEALTEYPDAKKALEEKGKAILMKDNLIDEAVANAGADPKDLEEKIFKLQGNLDVMQTKFAQLMAQFTSNQSKMKQRVTEMENKVKSMKPEDLSEVVADKDKKVQ
- the cnga3a gene encoding cyclic nucleotide-gated channel cone photoreceptor subunit alpha isoform X4, with translation MAKIGIEKSFSPRQRLSSDTPDDELAVIENGDSRAHSLCEDNCERALTSGSHRDSFTGAGAMARMNPEAERHDSFLERFRGPELKDISSRESNAQSVGHNDALRKRNKKEDKKDEIKKDEKKEEEKKDEKKDGDKKEEEKKDEKKDEKKDEKKDDKKDDKKDDKKKEEPPKEIWIMDPATDQYYRWLTIIAGPVFYNLMMIVTRACFNELQETYTKLWIFLDYTSDFIYYADTFVRSRTGYLEQGLLVKDGKKLRSKYKTTSQFKYDMISMIPTDLLFLKFGYNNPEYRFNRLCKMPRLFEFFERTETRTSFPNMFRISNLVLYILIIIHWNACVFFAISKTIGFGTDTWVYPNISHPEHGRLARKYIYSLYWSTLTLTTIGETPPPVKDVEYLFVIADFLTGVLIFASIVGNVGAMISNMNASRAEFQAKIDSIKQYMQFRKVTKDLEARVIKWFDYLWTEKKTCDEKEVLKNLPDKLKAEIAINVHLDTLKKVRIFQDCEAGLLIELVLKLQPQVFSPGDYICKKGDIGREMYIIKEGKLAVVADDGVTQFVVLSDGAYFGEISILGIKGSKAGNRRTANIRSVGYSDLFALSKDDLMEALTEYPDAKKALEEKGKAILMKDNLIDEAVANAGADPKDLEEKIFKLQGNLDVMQTKFAQLMAQFTSNQSKMKQRVTEMENKVKSMKPEDLSEVVADKDKKVQ
- the cnga3a gene encoding cyclic nucleotide-gated channel cone photoreceptor subunit alpha isoform X2, translating into MAKIGIEKSFSPRQRLSSDTPDDELAVIENGDSRAHSLCEDNCERALTSGSHRDSFTGAGAMARMNPEAERHDSFLERFRGPELKDISSRESNAQSVGHNDALRKRNHASKWPLAAYNMNNCNNTDDKKEDKKDEIKKDEKKEEEKKDEKKDGDKKEEEKKDEKKDEKKDEKKDDKKDDKKDDKKKEEPPKEIWIMDPATDQYYRWLTIIAGPVFYNLMMIVTRACFNELQETYTKLWIFLDYTSDFIYYADTFVRSRTGYLEQGLLVKDGKKLRSKYKTTSQFKYDMISMIPTDLLFLKFGYNNPEYRFNRLCKMPRLFEFFERTETRTSFPNMFRISNLVLYILIIIHWNACVFFAISKTIGFGTDTWVYPNISHPEHGRLARKYIYSLYWSTLTLTTIGETPPPVKDVEYLFVIADFLTGVLIFASIVGNVGAMISNMNASRAEFQAKIDSIKQYMQFRKVTKDLEARVIKWFDYLWTEKKTCDEKEVLKNLPDKLKAEIAINVHLDTLKKVRIFQDCEAGLLIELVLKLQPQVFSPGDYICKKGDIGREMYIIKEGKLAVVADDGVTQFVVLSDGAYFGEISILGIKGSKAGNRRTANIRSVGYSDLFALSKDDLMEALTEYPDAKKALEEKGKAILMKDNLIDEAVANAGADPKDLEEKIFKLQGNLDVMQTKFAQLMAQFTSNQSKMKQRVTEMENKVKSMKPEDLSEVVADKDKKVQ